From Verrucomicrobiota bacterium, a single genomic window includes:
- a CDS encoding MFS transporter, with protein sequence MNKAIRFKLFLMMVLEFFIWGAWLPLIFGYLPSLGFSAGEQSWILNAFPIAAIVGMFFSNQFADRNFAAEKFLAVSHLIAGLAILSLAWVHSFWPFFLLMLVHCLLYVPTISITNSIAFAQMKDAQKEFGVVRMGGTIGWILAAWPFTFILVDWDKVKAANPQGVINWLGTVLGSGLTGEALQHATTWTFVVAGVASLALAAFSLTLPHTPPKSAEVGVPKLAWLEAMKLLGLPFILVLWAVTFIDATVHNLFFNWTGRFLGSAVEAGGVGIPGNWIMPVMSIGQIAEILTMLILGATLKALGWRTTMILGILGHAARFAVFAFLPQHKEIIILVNVLHGICYAFFFATVYIFVDEFFPKDARASAQGLFNFMILGLGPLVANMLGPVLIGTTFNHNGVVDFKSLFLLPCGAAVVAAIALALFFRPPAKKLPEMTGQPATAH encoded by the coding sequence TACTTGCCGAGCTTGGGTTTTTCAGCCGGCGAACAGTCATGGATATTAAACGCCTTTCCCATCGCCGCGATCGTCGGGATGTTTTTCAGCAATCAGTTCGCCGACCGGAACTTTGCCGCGGAGAAGTTTCTTGCGGTGAGTCATCTGATCGCCGGGCTGGCGATCCTCTCGCTGGCCTGGGTGCATTCGTTCTGGCCTTTTTTCCTGCTCATGCTGGTTCACTGCCTGCTCTATGTGCCGACGATTTCGATCACGAACTCAATTGCCTTCGCCCAGATGAAAGACGCACAGAAGGAATTTGGCGTCGTGCGCATGGGCGGAACGATTGGATGGATTCTGGCCGCCTGGCCGTTCACTTTCATTCTGGTGGACTGGGACAAAGTGAAGGCGGCGAATCCGCAAGGCGTCATCAACTGGCTGGGCACCGTGTTGGGCTCTGGTCTCACGGGCGAAGCATTACAGCACGCCACCACATGGACGTTTGTCGTCGCCGGAGTGGCGTCACTCGCGCTCGCCGCTTTCAGCTTGACGCTGCCACACACACCGCCGAAGTCGGCGGAGGTTGGCGTTCCCAAACTGGCCTGGCTCGAAGCGATGAAACTCCTCGGCCTGCCGTTCATTTTGGTGCTGTGGGCCGTGACCTTCATTGATGCAACGGTGCATAATTTATTTTTTAACTGGACGGGTCGTTTCCTTGGCAGCGCCGTTGAAGCAGGTGGTGTGGGTATTCCCGGCAACTGGATCATGCCGGTGATGAGCATCGGTCAGATAGCGGAAATCCTGACAATGCTCATCCTGGGTGCGACGCTCAAAGCGCTGGGCTGGCGGACAACGATGATCCTCGGCATTCTCGGACATGCAGCGCGCTTTGCTGTGTTTGCATTTCTGCCGCAACACAAGGAAATCATCATCCTCGTCAACGTGCTGCACGGCATTTGTTACGCCTTCTTCTTCGCCACCGTTTACATTTTCGTGGATGAGTTTTTCCCGAAAGACGCGCGCGCTAGCGCCCAAGGCTTGTTCAACTTCATGATTCTCGGCTTGGGACCGCTGGTGGCCAACATGCTCGGACCGGTGCTGATCGGTACGACGTTCAACCACAATGGTGTGGTGGATTTCAAGAGCCTGTTCCTGCTGCCTTGCGGTGCGGCAGTGGTGGCGGCGATTGCACTGGCGTTGTTCTTCCGACCTCCCGCCAAAAAGCTACCAGAGATGACCGGCCAGCCGGCCACCGCACATTGA
- a CDS encoding TIM barrel protein: MQEQTDRRTFLKQATIAAAGVGLTSSMTSALAADTKKPLFKISLAEWSYNRAIFGKKMDHLDFPKVAKQDHGIEAIELVNQFFMKKAKDEKYLAEFKKRADDLGVKILLIMCDDEGQLGDPDEKKRLKAVENHYKWVEAAKFFGCHSIRVNAYSSGTPDEQRERVVDGLHRLAEFGGQHGLNVLVENHGGITSHGDWLASVMRKVNLPNCGTLPDFGNFQDYDRYKAVAEMMPFAKAVSAKSHDFDAQGNCMETDYRRMLKIVLDAGYHGHLGIEYEGNKLSEPDGVRATKRLLEKVRAEFSKG, from the coding sequence ATGCAAGAACAAACCGACCGTCGCACGTTCCTCAAACAAGCGACTATCGCAGCAGCGGGTGTTGGGCTAACGTCCAGCATGACTTCTGCGTTGGCGGCAGACACCAAGAAACCATTGTTCAAGATTTCGCTCGCGGAGTGGTCGTATAACCGCGCCATCTTCGGCAAGAAGATGGACCATCTCGATTTTCCCAAGGTCGCCAAACAGGACCACGGCATCGAGGCCATCGAACTGGTCAACCAGTTTTTCATGAAGAAGGCCAAGGACGAAAAGTACCTGGCTGAATTCAAAAAGCGTGCCGACGACCTCGGTGTCAAAATCCTGCTCATCATGTGCGATGATGAAGGGCAACTTGGCGACCCTGACGAGAAGAAGCGCCTGAAAGCCGTCGAGAATCATTACAAATGGGTCGAAGCCGCGAAGTTTTTTGGTTGCCACTCCATCCGCGTCAACGCCTATTCCTCGGGCACTCCCGACGAGCAGCGCGAGCGTGTGGTTGATGGACTGCATCGACTCGCCGAATTTGGCGGCCAGCATGGACTGAACGTCCTCGTCGAAAATCACGGCGGCATTACTTCGCACGGCGACTGGCTTGCCTCGGTGATGCGAAAAGTGAACCTGCCGAACTGCGGCACGCTGCCCGATTTCGGCAACTTCCAGGATTACGACCGCTACAAGGCCGTGGCGGAGATGATGCCGTTCGCCAAAGCCGTCAGCGCCAAATCGCACGACTTCGACGCGCAAGGCAACTGCATGGAAACCGATTACCGCCGGATGTTGAAGATCGTCTTGGACGCGGGCTATCACGGACATCTCGGCATCGAATACGAAGGCAACAAGCTCAGCGAGCCGGACGGTGTGCGCGCGACTAAACGGCTGCTTGAAAAGGTCCGCGCAGAGTTCTCAAAAGGTTGA
- the folK gene encoding 2-amino-4-hydroxy-6-hydroxymethyldihydropteridine diphosphokinase, which produces MKSEARSRKPEVGEHVFVALGSNLGDSRQRILQAMKRLQELSSQPLLKSSLWQTAPVDCPPGSPKFVNAVVGLVPPQGETPESLLAKLQAIEKKFGRHAKKILNEPRPLDLDLIAFGTQTRSTEELTLPHPRAHQRRFVLQPLGEIAPELVLAGQSKSVVVLLQELPPDEGMTKIN; this is translated from the coding sequence GTGAAATCAGAAGCCAGAAGTCGGAAGCCAGAAGTCGGGGAGCACGTTTTCGTTGCCCTTGGTTCAAACCTTGGCGATTCCCGCCAAAGGATTCTACAGGCCATGAAGCGACTTCAGGAATTGTCCAGCCAGCCGCTGCTCAAATCGTCGCTTTGGCAAACTGCGCCGGTTGATTGCCCTCCCGGTTCGCCCAAGTTTGTGAACGCGGTCGTTGGTCTGGTGCCGCCTCAAGGCGAAACGCCCGAATCACTCCTTGCAAAGTTGCAGGCGATTGAAAAGAAATTCGGGCGCCACGCAAAAAAAATTCTCAATGAACCGCGGCCGCTCGATTTGGACTTGATCGCCTTTGGAACGCAGACACGCTCGACGGAGGAATTGACGCTGCCGCATCCGCGCGCGCACCAACGCCGTTTCGTCCTGCAACCGCTCGGCGAGATCGCGCCGGAACTGGTTTTGGCGGGCCAATCAAAAAGTGTGGTGGTCTTGCTTCAAGAGCTGCCGCCCGATGAGGGCATGACAAAAATAAACTGA
- a CDS encoding 4-hydroxy-tetrahydrodipicolinate reductase — protein MTKIIITGAKGRMGRMLLACAAHHPELQVVGQIDVGDDLQTVIAKGDVVIDFSSHDATAGIVALCAQHKKAMVIGTTGHSDADKSQIAHFKSQIPMVLASNYSTGVNTLFWLTRKTAEILGEGFDLEVVEMHHRLKKDAPSGTATTLAEILADVRKQQLGKVIRHGRVGMVGERTATEIGMHSLRGGDVVGDHTVIFATNGERLELTHKAASRETFANGALRAAQWVVKQKPGLYDMQDVLGLK, from the coding sequence ATGACCAAAATCATCATCACAGGCGCGAAAGGGCGCATGGGCAGGATGCTCCTCGCCTGCGCCGCACATCATCCAGAGTTGCAGGTCGTCGGGCAGATTGATGTCGGCGACGATCTGCAAACTGTGATCGCGAAGGGTGACGTCGTCATTGATTTCAGTTCACACGACGCCACGGCGGGCATTGTTGCGCTCTGCGCCCAGCACAAGAAGGCGATGGTCATCGGCACCACCGGCCATTCGGACGCGGACAAATCGCAGATCGCACATTTCAAATCGCAGATTCCGATGGTGTTGGCGTCAAATTATTCCACCGGCGTCAATACGCTGTTCTGGCTGACGCGCAAAACCGCTGAAATCCTCGGCGAAGGCTTTGATCTGGAAGTTGTGGAGATGCATCATCGTCTGAAGAAAGACGCTCCAAGCGGAACGGCGACGACACTGGCGGAAATCCTGGCCGACGTTCGCAAGCAACAACTTGGCAAGGTAATCCGTCACGGACGCGTCGGGATGGTCGGTGAGCGCACAGCCACTGAAATCGGGATGCACTCGCTGCGCGGCGGCGATGTGGTGGGCGATCACACCGTCATCTTTGCGACGAACGGCGAGCGACTGGAACTCACGCACAAGGCCGCAAGCCGCGAGACGTTTGCCAACGGCGCGCTGCGCGCCGCCCAGTGGGTCGTCAAACAGAAACCCGGCCTCTACGACATGCAGGATGTGTTGGGCTTGAAGTGA
- a CDS encoding 4-hydroxy-tetrahydrodipicolinate synthase, which yields MFTGTYTAIVTPFRNGQIDKAALERLIKIQVKAGVDGIVPVGTTGESPTVDYEEHIQIIALSVKFAGGKIKVLAGTGGNSTSEAIYLTERAEKVGADGSLQVAPYYNKPTQEGLFQHFRAVARKTKLPIVLYSVPSRCGIEIGVETVKRLAGECKNIVGIKEAGGNPDRVSQLRAALGPRFEILSGDDSLTLPFMAVGAQGVISVASNVVPKQVAQMVNAFARGQLSTALKIHEKYYPLFKDLFVETNPIPVKAALAMMGQIEEEYRLPLVPMNRKNRAVLRTTLKRCGVLN from the coding sequence ATGTTCACTGGAACTTACACCGCCATCGTTACGCCGTTTAGAAACGGGCAGATCGACAAAGCCGCGCTGGAACGTCTCATCAAGATCCAGGTCAAAGCGGGTGTCGATGGCATCGTTCCGGTTGGTACGACGGGCGAATCGCCCACGGTCGATTACGAGGAGCACATCCAGATCATCGCCTTGTCCGTGAAATTCGCCGGCGGCAAAATCAAAGTGCTCGCGGGCACGGGCGGTAATTCCACCAGCGAAGCAATCTACCTGACTGAGCGCGCGGAGAAAGTCGGTGCGGACGGCTCGTTGCAGGTCGCGCCCTATTACAACAAGCCCACACAGGAGGGATTGTTCCAGCACTTTCGCGCTGTTGCGCGGAAGACGAAACTGCCCATTGTGCTTTATAGCGTTCCGAGCCGTTGCGGTATAGAGATCGGCGTCGAGACGGTCAAGCGTCTCGCTGGGGAATGCAAGAACATCGTTGGCATCAAAGAGGCCGGTGGCAATCCCGACCGTGTCAGCCAGCTTCGCGCCGCGCTTGGGCCGCGCTTTGAAATTCTCAGCGGCGATGATTCCCTGACGCTGCCGTTCATGGCTGTGGGCGCGCAAGGCGTCATCAGCGTGGCGTCGAACGTCGTTCCCAAGCAAGTCGCCCAAATGGTCAACGCGTTTGCCCGTGGCCAACTCTCGACCGCGTTGAAAATTCACGAAAAATATTATCCACTGTTCAAAGACTTGTTTGTCGAAACCAATCCGATCCCCGTGAAAGCAGCACTGGCCATGATGGGACAAATCGAGGAAGAATATCGGCTGCCACTAGTGCCGATGAATCGGAAGAATCGCGCGGTGCTCAGAACAACGTTGAAGCGGTGTGGCGTTTTGAATTAA
- a CDS encoding alpha/beta hydrolase, with protein MKNLLAMWFSFLTFAAGTNIHAADLVVPNDVVFEQAIEYSNPDNQHLQLNLARPKNATGPLPAILCIHGGGFRAGHRDGYNKLCLTLAQKGYVAATASYRLSPKYQFPAAVHDVKAAVRWLRANAKKYNLDPDHIGVTGGSAGGHLAQFLGVTAGVKQFEGDGGNAEQSSSVACVVNFYGPSDFTKSYGKSVDAAEVLPLFFGGNLEQERHKHITGSPLYWVTPDAAPTLCIHGTDDKYVAYEQATWIVDRLKACDVEAELLTLQGAGHGFKGADAERADEAMLAFFARHLKPEKK; from the coding sequence ATGAAAAATCTCCTTGCGATGTGGTTCAGCTTTTTAACTTTTGCCGCTGGCACGAATATTCATGCGGCGGATTTGGTCGTGCCCAACGACGTGGTATTCGAACAAGCCATCGAGTATTCCAATCCTGACAACCAACATCTGCAATTGAATCTGGCGCGACCGAAGAACGCCACCGGCCCGCTACCGGCAATTCTGTGCATTCACGGCGGCGGATTCCGCGCGGGCCATCGCGACGGCTACAACAAACTTTGCCTGACGCTGGCCCAAAAGGGTTACGTTGCGGCCACAGCCAGTTATCGCTTGTCGCCCAAGTATCAATTCCCCGCGGCGGTGCATGACGTGAAGGCCGCCGTCCGCTGGTTGCGGGCGAACGCGAAGAAATACAACCTCGACCCCGACCACATCGGCGTTACCGGCGGTTCAGCCGGTGGGCATCTCGCGCAATTCCTTGGCGTGACGGCGGGTGTCAAGCAATTCGAGGGCGATGGCGGAAACGCGGAGCAATCGAGCAGCGTCGCCTGCGTCGTCAATTTCTACGGGCCGAGCGATTTCACCAAATCCTATGGCAAGAGTGTGGACGCGGCGGAAGTGTTGCCGTTGTTTTTCGGCGGCAACTTGGAACAGGAACGCCATAAACACATCACTGGCAGTCCGCTCTATTGGGTGACCCCGGACGCCGCGCCGACGTTGTGCATCCACGGCACCGATGACAAATACGTCGCTTACGAACAGGCCACTTGGATTGTGGACCGCCTGAAAGCCTGCGATGTCGAGGCAGAGTTGCTCACGCTCCAGGGCGCGGGCCACGGTTTCAAAGGCGCGGATGCCGAACGGGCGGACGAGGCGATGCTCGCTTTCTTTGCCAGGCACCTCAAGCCGGAGAAAAAGTGA
- a CDS encoding formylglycine-generating enzyme family protein, translating into MVWIPGGTFWMGSDEGQTDERPLHEVTVNGFWMDKTEVTNEQFEKFVRATGYVTVAERKPDPKDFPGVPSENLVPGSIVFTPPPGEVALDNHFAWWSYVPGANWRHPEGPDSTIQGREKFPVVHVSWDDAMAYAKWAGNRLPTEAEWEFAARGGLARQPYVWGKEQVPGGKWQANIWQGRFPNENTLADGFKGAAPVASFPPNGYGLYDVAGNVWEWCADWYLPDYYAHSPKENPPGPDTSFDPNEPGVMKRVQRGGSYLCSDLYCIGYRPSARMKSTPDTGLSHTGFRCVRSK; encoded by the coding sequence ATGGTCTGGATTCCGGGCGGCACGTTTTGGATGGGTTCGGATGAAGGGCAAACGGACGAGCGGCCCCTACATGAAGTCACGGTGAATGGTTTCTGGATGGACAAGACCGAAGTCACGAACGAGCAGTTTGAAAAGTTCGTCCGCGCAACGGGTTACGTTACCGTCGCCGAGCGCAAGCCCGATCCAAAAGATTTCCCCGGTGTGCCGTCCGAAAATCTTGTCCCCGGTTCAATCGTGTTCACGCCGCCGCCCGGCGAGGTGGCGTTGGATAATCATTTCGCCTGGTGGAGTTATGTGCCGGGCGCAAACTGGCGTCATCCTGAAGGACCGGATTCCACCATCCAAGGTCGCGAAAAATTTCCTGTGGTGCACGTTTCCTGGGACGACGCGATGGCTTATGCAAAATGGGCGGGCAACCGGTTGCCGACGGAGGCCGAGTGGGAATTTGCCGCGCGCGGTGGACTGGCCCGGCAACCTTACGTCTGGGGCAAAGAGCAGGTGCCCGGCGGCAAATGGCAGGCGAACATCTGGCAGGGACGCTTTCCCAACGAGAACACGTTGGCTGATGGTTTCAAAGGCGCAGCACCGGTCGCGTCGTTCCCGCCGAATGGCTACGGGCTTTACGACGTGGCGGGAAATGTCTGGGAATGGTGCGCCGATTGGTATCTGCCCGATTACTATGCGCACAGCCCGAAGGAAAATCCGCCCGGGCCAGACACGAGTTTCGATCCCAACGAGCCGGGAGTGATGAAGCGTGTCCAACGCGGCGGCTCTTACTTGTGCAGCGACTTGTATTGCATCGGTTATCGTCCCAGCGCGCGGATGAAAAGCACGCCGGACACCGGGTTGTCGCACACCGGCTTTCGGTGTGTGCGCTCGAAATGA
- a CDS encoding arylsulfatase codes for MTKRISSGFWHAVIALLATSLLALSVAAQAPKVTRPRPQHKPNIIFILADDLGYGDVGCFGQKKIKTPSLDRMADEGMRFTSVYAGSTVCAPSRCALMTGLHSGHGWIRGNSSLALRPEDVTVGEILKQAGYRTGVIGKWGLGLEGSSGVPGKKGFDEWFGYLDQHHAHNYYPEFLWRSDPQGNERRVLLDKNQNGQKGEYSHDYFTFTALNFLNINKDKPFFLYLAYTIPHANNELTRATGNGMEAPGDSPYANEPWPQPEKNKATMITRLDRDVGILLSKLKDLQIDDNTIVFFSSDNGPHKEGGNDPDFFESRGPLRGIKRDLYEGGIRVPTIVRWPGKIKEGVVSDFPWAFWDFLPTAAEIASVKPPPNIDGISILPTLLGQEQTKRHEFFYWEFHERGSKQAVRMGDWKAVRLSPGVPLELYNLKTDLGEQTNVASQHPEIVAKIEAYLKTARTESAQWPLKPAEEKKAEKKS; via the coding sequence ATGACCAAGAGAATTTCATCGGGCTTCTGGCACGCGGTGATTGCGCTCCTAGCCACGAGCCTGCTCGCGTTGTCTGTCGCTGCTCAGGCACCCAAAGTCACGCGCCCCAGACCCCAGCACAAACCCAACATCATTTTCATTCTGGCGGATGACCTCGGCTATGGCGATGTCGGTTGTTTCGGGCAAAAGAAAATCAAAACGCCCAGCCTTGATCGCATGGCTGATGAAGGAATGCGCTTCACCAGCGTTTATGCCGGCAGCACGGTTTGCGCGCCGTCGCGGTGCGCGCTCATGACCGGTCTGCATTCGGGCCACGGCTGGATTCGCGGCAATTCATCGCTCGCTTTGCGACCGGAAGATGTGACGGTCGGTGAAATTCTGAAACAGGCCGGCTATCGCACCGGCGTCATTGGCAAGTGGGGACTCGGCCTGGAAGGTTCATCGGGTGTTCCCGGCAAGAAGGGTTTCGACGAATGGTTTGGCTATCTCGATCAGCATCACGCTCACAATTACTATCCCGAATTTCTCTGGCGCAGCGACCCGCAAGGGAACGAACGTCGCGTGTTGCTGGACAAGAATCAGAACGGCCAGAAGGGCGAATATTCCCATGACTATTTCACGTTCACCGCGCTGAACTTTTTGAACATCAACAAGGACAAACCGTTCTTTCTTTATCTCGCCTACACGATCCCGCACGCGAACAACGAATTGACCCGCGCCACCGGCAACGGCATGGAAGCGCCGGGCGATTCGCCTTACGCCAATGAGCCGTGGCCGCAACCGGAAAAAAACAAGGCCACGATGATCACCCGTCTCGACCGCGACGTCGGCATCCTCCTGTCCAAACTCAAAGACCTGCAGATCGACGACAACACGATTGTTTTTTTCTCCAGCGACAACGGCCCGCACAAGGAAGGCGGCAACGATCCCGATTTCTTCGAGAGCCGCGGGCCTTTGCGCGGCATCAAACGCGATCTTTACGAAGGCGGCATCCGCGTGCCGACGATTGTTCGCTGGCCGGGCAAGATCAAGGAGGGCGTCGTCAGTGATTTCCCGTGGGCGTTCTGGGATTTCCTGCCGACGGCGGCGGAGATCGCGAGTGTCAAGCCGCCGCCGAACATCGACGGCATTTCCATTCTGCCGACGTTGCTCGGTCAGGAACAAACGAAGCGGCACGAGTTCTTTTACTGGGAGTTCCACGAGCGCGGCTCGAAGCAGGCCGTGCGGATGGGCGATTGGAAAGCCGTGCGGTTGAGTCCGGGTGTGCCGTTGGAACTTTACAACTTGAAAACTGATTTGGGCGAACAGACGAATGTCGCGAGCCAGCATCCGGAAATTGTGGCGAAGATTGAAGCGTACCTGAAAACCGCGCGGACGGAATCAGCGCAGTGGCCGCTCAAACCTGCCGAGGAGAAGAAGGCGGAGAAGAAATCGTAA